One Aethina tumida isolate Nest 87 chromosome 5, icAetTumi1.1, whole genome shotgun sequence genomic window carries:
- the LOC109601401 gene encoding kinase D-interacting substrate of 220 kDa B isoform X1, with translation MEPPEGGGGEGVRTSRHSIAVPQEATPRRRASFLNLHIPDAGTNWRGSLTHLHLPTFTLTSPDGEQARKFTFGLGLRRHSHNTLHRTESMVSLCYRNLIGFINDDNIQGLESFLENKQVQIDDKDENGATALMVAATKGRSNFVSKLLANGADPNVEDNDGWTALLCASKEGHADVVRQLLEASAAVDHRDMGGWTSLMWATYKGRTEVALALLQAGADVNAHGNYHISSLLWAAGRGHHQITEALLAHGAKVNVGDKYGTTALVWACRKGYTDIVETLLKHGANVDTAGMYSWTALLVATQGNHVDVVNLLLEHKPNVNALDKDGCSPLTIACKEGYYEIATALMATGAYINIQDRAGDTNLIHAVKGGHRAVVEALLKKYADVDVMGKDKKTAMYIAVEKGNVNIAKMLLSSNPDLELATKDGDTPLLKAVRSRNAELVQMLLDKKAKVSAADKKGDTALHIAMRARSKAIVEILLRNPKHSQLLYRPNRNGETPYNIDVNHPKTILGQIFGARRLNTNEDNENMLGYDLYSSALADILSEPSLSMPITVGLYAKWGSGKSFLLSKLREEMKNFAREWVDPVFQFTSLLFLVLIHITITLGMIFGLSLQSWIVGLVVGLAVLILCYMFLALTWFASKKYDWDWPYNFNVKLTRKLNNLKLVLQILFCHPPGISNNDGVSAHPIRFFFTDQTRVSSTADGKNSIVQMIGSLYDAIENEYGSVATRLYRAFKPKPEKSSSTWTWRKLCCLPYVLIFEIAFLSLTLGVCALTMYLVNVNSSSEMDDFVLQIILICTALLLGVTAVANLYTWSKLLRTVFFSQRRHLQKSISRLETLNSEGFLQTLRQEVTLMKDMVRCLDRLSQQQTRMVIVVDGLDSCEQEKVLLILDTVHMLFSDANTPFIVILAIDPHVIAKAVEINSKRLFSENNIGGHNYLNNMVHLPFYLQNSGLRKVKVAQQTALSHRKNVASTWNENEDNLNSFLARSASCRRLSNENMLMSSRENLKLPGRKGSRKLKLSESIASSIGSNLNKIGGAQDLTKMLLTDDYFSDVNPRSMRRLMNVVYVTGRLLKAFQIDFNWYRLASWINITEQWPFRTSWIIYHYDLYEESLEDSTSLKSIYDKIRPHIPCIKNTEPLMDLDRDEKKFDIFLTFHRSSLLVSDLKIFLPFTINLDPYLKKLIKEETQTLEDEGISFGQAASLNVLHPNNSFTSWPGQQQTHIDWNTPKNSMVNRRAKPHSVAKMAPHSGSMMYPHPSMMSFTPHWQDPTTLHHFQTTPLPSLAPVTALEPEILEHKLSTLNIDGVCKLMQKIQDLDNNSLEQYISVIKKHNVNGKVLLHCDLEELKRLLNMSFGDWEMFKVLLISLREYEVTSLMREDEVVKPASSNKHERKASVTKLQVPGEKDSKMQVDGPPKERKQSVIEKQVTLEEQMICGALQTLNEEACEDVLEETEETKIVIEGDVPQTSVIPPSPDQANNQDWSRGTRSRTNSSSGLVGDTDFVLLQSSPVGHMHWHPVSISIGGHRHSPTASDHSSCSSQPPSPVAERRLSSIRIEDFNKRGRHVVIKTGYTDNTPRVSISSNNSTVLYENMDEKPQQYKTTGSQTKPRPSSLYLIKHEQRHKPSIRNRSKSIDNSQQKKEKKESSFERLHRLKEKLLHSSPELNENASDNESTPLVSEVSTPSKSGQSTEVKTSESNSLVASPVSHKSLSPDQPTKIQTRSEMNLTETTDMSPSIYDDPNDRSITNPSFSPEFHMRPRTMSDCTNSSVSGLDHFQSNYSVHSHSSSSPLSRQNAMESEENLTDVFCDPVSKQ, from the exons ATGGAGCCGCCGGAGGGCGGAGGCGGCGAGGGCGTGCGAACGTCCCGTCACAGCATAGCGGTGCCGCAGGAGGCGACACCACGCCGACGTGCCTCCTTCCTCAATCTGCACATTCCCGATGCCGGCACCAATTGGCGGGGCTCACTCACCCATCTACATCTGCCGACGTTCACGTTGACGTCGCCCGACGGCGAACAAGCCAGGAAGTTCACCTTCGGCCTCGGACTGCGCAGGCACTCGCACAAC ACATTACACAGGACAGAGTCCATGGTGTCCTTATGTTACCGGAATCTGATAGGGTTTATCAACGATGACAACATACAGGGTTTGGAGTCGTTCCTGGAAAACAAACAAGTGCAGATCGACGATAAAGATGAG AACGGAGCGACAGCACTCATGGTGGCGGCCACCAAGGGCCGCTCCAACTTCGTCAGCAAGCTGCTGGCGAACGGGGCAGATCCTAACGTGGAGGACAACGACGGTTGGACGGCGCTGCTGTGCGCGTCCAAGGAGGGCCACGCCGACGTCGTCCGGCAGTTGCTCGAGGCTAGCGCCGCCGTAGATCACAGAGACATG GGCGGTTGGACGTCTTTGATGTGGGCGACGTACAAGGGACGCACCGAAGTCGCCCTGGCGTTGTTGCAGGCGGGGGCGGACGTGAACGCCCACGGCAATTACCACATTTCGTCCTTGCTGTGGGCGGCCGGTCGCGGCCACCACCAAATTACCGAGGCGCTGCTGGCGCACGGTGCTAAAGTAAACGTAGGCGATAAGTACGGCACCACCGCCTTGGTGTGGGCGTGCCGTAAGGGTTACACCGATATTGTCgaaacacttttgaaacacGGTGCTAATGTGGATACTGCCGGCATGTATTCGTGGACCGCTTTGCTGGTGGCCACACAGGGTAACCACGTGGACGTGGTTAATTTGTTACTGGAGCACAAGCCTAACGTCAACGCACTGGACAAAGACGGCTGCAGCCCTCTTACAATCGCTTGTAAGGAAGGGTACTATGAGATAGCCACAGCACTTATGGCGACTGGGGCTTATATTAACATTCAAGACAGAGCGGGGGACACGAATTTGATACACGCAGTGAAGGGTGGTCACAGGGCGGTGGTGGAGGCGCTGTTGAAGAAGTACGCAGACGTCGACGTAATGGGTAAAGATAAGAAAACCGCTATGTACATTGCGGTTGAGAAAGGCAACGTTAACATCGCCAAGATGTTACTGAGCAGCAATCCAGACCTGGAGTTGGCTACGAAAGATGGCGATACACCTTTACTTAAAGCTGTACGTTCTCGCAACGCCGAATTGGTACAAATGCTGCTGGACAAAAAGGCTAAAGTATCAGCCGCCGACAAAAAAGGCGACACTGCGCTTCATATAGCTATGCGTGCCCGTTCCAAAGCTATAGTTGAAATTTTGTTACGCAACCCGAAGCACAGTCAATTGTTGTACAGACCAAACAGAAATGGGGAGACCCCTTATAATATCGATGTTAACCATCCCAAGACGATTTTGGGACAGATTTTTGGCGCTCGAAGACTTAACACTAACGAAGATAATGAGAACATGTTGGGGTATGATTTGTACAGTAGTGCGTTGGCTGACATATTAAGTGAGCCATCCTTATCAATGCCCATTACTGTGGGGTTATATGCCAAATGGGGCAGTGGAAAATCGTTTCTGTTAAGCAAGCTTAGGGAGGAGATGAAGAATTTTGCCAGAGAATGGGTGGATCCGGTCTTCCAGTTCACGAGTCTGTTGTTCCTTGTACTTATTCATATTACCATTACCTTAGGAATGATTTTTGGACTGTCTTTGCAGTCGTGGATTGTGGGTTTGGTTGTAGGACTAGCCGTTTTAATTCTTTGTTACATGTTTTTGGCGTTAACGTGGTTTGCTAGTAAAAAGTATGATTGGGATTGGCCGTATAACTTCAACGTAAAGTTGACCAGAAAactgaacaatttaaaattggtacTGCAAATATTATTCTGCCATCCCCCAGGTATATCTAATAACGACGGTGTATCAGCTCATCCAATAAG atTCTTTTTCACGGATCAAACAAGGGTCAGCAGCACAGCCGACGGCAAAAACTCGATAGTCCAAATGATAGGCTCCCTATACGACGCAATTGAAAATGAATATGGCTCAGTTGCCACTCGTTTATACCGTGCATTCAAACCGAAGCCGGAGAAGTCTTCCTCCACGTGGACGTGGAGAAAGTTGTGCTGCCTGCCTTACGTTCTTATTTTCGAAATCGCTTTCTTATCGCTGACGTTGGGAGTCTGTGCCTTGACTATGTACTTGGTCAACGTTAACAGTAGCTC CGAAATGGACGACTTCGTCCTTCAGATCATCCTCATTTGTACAGCCCTGTTGTTGGGCGTAACGGCGGTTGCTAATCTGTACACGTGGAGCAAACTGCTAAGGACCGTGTTCTTTTCGCAGCGTCGTCATCTCCAGAAGTCCATTTCTAGGTTGGAGACACTCAACTCTGAGGGCTTCCTGCAAACCTTGCGCCAAGAA gTAACGTTAATGAAGGACATGGTGCGTTGCTTGGACAGATTAAGCCAGCAGCAAACTCGCATGGTGATCGTAGTTGATGGCTTGGACAGTTGTGAGCAGGAAAAGGTTTTGTTGATACTCGACACCGTTCACATGTTATTCTCCGATGCCAACACACcctttattgtaattttggcTATCGATCCGCACGTAATCGCAAAG GCTGTTGAGATCAACTCAAAACGGTTGTTCAGCGAAAACAACATCGGCGGCCACAACTACCTCAACAATATGGTGCACCTGCCGTTTTACTTGCAAAACTCCGGTCTTAGGAAGGTGAAAGTCGCCCAACAAACAGCACTGTCCCACAGGAAAAATGTTGCCTCCACGTGGAACGAAAACGAGGATAACTTGAATTCTTTCCTTGCCAGATCT GCCTCTTGCCGAAGACTTTCAAACGAGAACATGCTGATGTCTAGTCGTGAGAATCTGAAGTTGCCAGGCAGAAAAGGCTCGCGTAAACTTAAGCTATCCGAATCGATAGCCAGCTCAATTGGCTCGAATTTGAACAAGATTGGAGGAGCTCAGGATCTTACTAAGATGTTACTTACTGACGACTATTTCAGTGACGTCAATCCCAGGTCAATGAGAAGACTGATGAACGTAGTTTATGTTACAG GTCGGTTACTTAAAGCATTCCAAATAGATTTTAACTGGTATCGTTTGGCCTCGTGGATCAACATAACGGAACAGTGGCCATTCCGCACCTCATGGATAATATACCATTATGATTTATACGAAGAAAGTCTCGAAGATAGTACTTCTTTAAAGTCAATCTACGACAAGATCCGCCCACACATTCCCTGCATCAAAAACACGGAACCGTTGATGGATTTGGACAGAGATGAGAAAAAGTTCGACATCTTCTTAACCTTCCACCGGTCTAGTCTTTTAGTGAGCGATTTGAAGATATTCTTGCCCTTCACCATCAACCTGGACCcctatttaaagaaactaatcaAAGAGGAGACACAGACGTTGGAGGATGAAGGCATTTCGTTTGGACAGGCCGCATCACTTAACGTATTGCATCCAAACAATTCATTTACATCTTGGCCTGGCCAACAACAGACACATATAGACTGGAACACTCCTAAGAACAGTATGGTGAATAGACGTGCGAAACCACATTCAGTAGCCAAGATGGCACCTCATTCCGGTTCCATGATGTATCCGCACCCGAGTATGATGTCGTTTACGCCGCATTGGCAGGATCCAACCACGTTGCACCACTTCCAGACCACACCTCTGCCATCTTTGGCACCTGTTACGGCTCTGGAGCCGGAAATTCTCGAACACAAGTTGTCCACTTTGAATATAGACGGAGTGTGCAAACTGATGCAGAAAATACAAGATCTAGACAATAATTCATTGGAGCAATACATTTCGGTGATAAAGAAACATAACGTCAATGGAAAGGTGCTACTCCACTGCGATTTGGAGGAGCTCAAACGGCTGTTGAATATGTCGTTCGGGGACTGGGAAATGTTCAAGGTGCTGTTGATAAGTCTGAGAGAGTACGAGGTGACCAGTCTGATGCGTGAGGACGAAGTTGTGAAGCCCGCATCCTCGAATAAACATGAAAGGAAGGCGAGCGTTACCAAACTTCAGGTGCCTGGCGAGAAGGACTCAAAGATGCAGGTGGACGGACCTCCCAAAGAAAGAAAGCAGAGTGTGATAGAGAAACAG GTGACCTTAGAAGAGCAAATGATCTGCGGAGCCTTGCAAACCTTGAACGAGGAGGCATGTGAGGATGTACTGGAGGAAACCGAAGAGACTAAAATCGTAATAGAAGGCGATGTGCCTCAGACATCGGTGATCCCACCGAGTCCGGACCAGGCCAACAACCAAG ATTGGTCGCGTGGCACGAGATCGAGGACGAACAGCTCCAGCGGCCTGGTAGGTGACACTGATTTTGTATTGTTGCAATCCTCGCCCGTAGGTCACATGCACTGGCATCCAGTCAGTATTTCGATCGGCGGGCACCGACACTCGCCTACGGCCAGCGATCACAGTAGCTGCAGCTCGCAGCCACCGTCGCCCG TTGCAGAAAGAAGATTATCAAGTATAAGAATTGAAGACTTTAACAAAAGGGGCAGGCACGTCGTTATTAAAACAGGGTACACAGATAACACCCCAAGGGTTAGTATATCGTCGAACAACTCCACCGTTTTATACGAAAACATGGACGAAAAGCCACAGCAATACAAAACGACTGGTTCCCAAACCAAGCCACGTCCCAGTTCGTTGTACTTAATCAAACACGAGCAAAGACACAAACCGTCGATCAGAAACAGGTCGAAGTCAATCGATAACAGTCAGCAAAAGAAGGAGAAAAAGGAGAGCAGTTTCGAAAGGTTGCACAGACTGAAGGAGAAACTGTTGCATTCCAGTCCGGAGTTGAACGAAAACGCGAGCGACAACGAGAGTACTCCTCTCGTTTCGGAGGTGTCCACGCCCTCCAAATCCGGCCAGAGCACCGAAGTCAAAACGTCTGAATCAAATAGCTTAGTAGCGTCCCCGGTGTCACATAAAAGTCTTTCCCCAGACCAACCCACCAAGATCCAGACAAGGAGCGAGATGAATTTGACAGAGACTACGGACATGAGCCCGTCCATCTACGACGACCCGAACGACAGATCCATAACGAATCCGTCGTTTTCGCCTGAGTTCCACATGCGACCCAGAACCATGTCTGATTGTACTAATTCGTCGGTGTCCGGTCTAGACCATTTCCAGAGCAATTACAGCGTTCACAGTCACAGTAGTTCCAGCCCCTTGTCTAGGCAGAATGCGATGGAGTCTGAGGAAAACTTGACGGACGTGTTTTGCGATCCTGTTAGCAAGCAGTGA
- the LOC109601401 gene encoding kinase D-interacting substrate of 220 kDa B isoform X3 codes for MSHKAAASSRLQHSQSVLYRPVPNVLRELRTKWSSDGIQRHRQNETLHRTESMVSLCYRNLIGFINDDNIQGLESFLENKQVQIDDKDENGATALMVAATKGRSNFVSKLLANGADPNVEDNDGWTALLCASKEGHADVVRQLLEASAAVDHRDMGGWTSLMWATYKGRTEVALALLQAGADVNAHGNYHISSLLWAAGRGHHQITEALLAHGAKVNVGDKYGTTALVWACRKGYTDIVETLLKHGANVDTAGMYSWTALLVATQGNHVDVVNLLLEHKPNVNALDKDGCSPLTIACKEGYYEIATALMATGAYINIQDRAGDTNLIHAVKGGHRAVVEALLKKYADVDVMGKDKKTAMYIAVEKGNVNIAKMLLSSNPDLELATKDGDTPLLKAVRSRNAELVQMLLDKKAKVSAADKKGDTALHIAMRARSKAIVEILLRNPKHSQLLYRPNRNGETPYNIDVNHPKTILGQIFGARRLNTNEDNENMLGYDLYSSALADILSEPSLSMPITVGLYAKWGSGKSFLLSKLREEMKNFAREWVDPVFQFTSLLFLVLIHITITLGMIFGLSLQSWIVGLVVGLAVLILCYMFLALTWFASKKYDWDWPYNFNVKLTRKLNNLKLVLQILFCHPPGISNNDGVSAHPIRFFFTDQTRVSSTADGKNSIVQMIGSLYDAIENEYGSVATRLYRAFKPKPEKSSSTWTWRKLCCLPYVLIFEIAFLSLTLGVCALTMYLVNVNSSSEMDDFVLQIILICTALLLGVTAVANLYTWSKLLRTVFFSQRRHLQKSISRLETLNSEGFLQTLRQEVTLMKDMVRCLDRLSQQQTRMVIVVDGLDSCEQEKVLLILDTVHMLFSDANTPFIVILAIDPHVIAKAVEINSKRLFSENNIGGHNYLNNMVHLPFYLQNSGLRKVKVAQQTALSHRKNVASTWNENEDNLNSFLARSASCRRLSNENMLMSSRENLKLPGRKGSRKLKLSESIASSIGSNLNKIGGAQDLTKMLLTDDYFSDVNPRSMRRLMNVVYVTGRLLKAFQIDFNWYRLASWINITEQWPFRTSWIIYHYDLYEESLEDSTSLKSIYDKIRPHIPCIKNTEPLMDLDRDEKKFDIFLTFHRSSLLVSDLKIFLPFTINLDPYLKKLIKEETQTLEDEGISFGQAASLNVLHPNNSFTSWPGQQQTHIDWNTPKNSMVNRRAKPHSVAKMAPHSGSMMYPHPSMMSFTPHWQDPTTLHHFQTTPLPSLAPVTALEPEILEHKLSTLNIDGVCKLMQKIQDLDNNSLEQYISVIKKHNVNGKVLLHCDLEELKRLLNMSFGDWEMFKVLLISLREYEVTSLMREDEVVKPASSNKHERKASVTKLQVPGEKDSKMQVDGPPKERKQSVIEKQVTLEEQMICGALQTLNEEACEDVLEETEETKIVIEGDVPQTSVIPPSPDQANNQDWSRGTRSRTNSSSGLVGDTDFVLLQSSPVGHMHWHPVSISIGGHRHSPTASDHSSCSSQPPSPVAERRLSSIRIEDFNKRGRHVVIKTGYTDNTPRVSISSNNSTVLYENMDEKPQQYKTTGSQTKPRPSSLYLIKHEQRHKPSIRNRSKSIDNSQQKKEKKESSFERLHRLKEKLLHSSPELNENASDNESTPLVSEVSTPSKSGQSTEVKTSESNSLVASPVSHKSLSPDQPTKIQTRSEMNLTETTDMSPSIYDDPNDRSITNPSFSPEFHMRPRTMSDCTNSSVSGLDHFQSNYSVHSHSSSSPLSRQNAMESEENLTDVFCDPVSKQ; via the exons ACATTACACAGGACAGAGTCCATGGTGTCCTTATGTTACCGGAATCTGATAGGGTTTATCAACGATGACAACATACAGGGTTTGGAGTCGTTCCTGGAAAACAAACAAGTGCAGATCGACGATAAAGATGAG AACGGAGCGACAGCACTCATGGTGGCGGCCACCAAGGGCCGCTCCAACTTCGTCAGCAAGCTGCTGGCGAACGGGGCAGATCCTAACGTGGAGGACAACGACGGTTGGACGGCGCTGCTGTGCGCGTCCAAGGAGGGCCACGCCGACGTCGTCCGGCAGTTGCTCGAGGCTAGCGCCGCCGTAGATCACAGAGACATG GGCGGTTGGACGTCTTTGATGTGGGCGACGTACAAGGGACGCACCGAAGTCGCCCTGGCGTTGTTGCAGGCGGGGGCGGACGTGAACGCCCACGGCAATTACCACATTTCGTCCTTGCTGTGGGCGGCCGGTCGCGGCCACCACCAAATTACCGAGGCGCTGCTGGCGCACGGTGCTAAAGTAAACGTAGGCGATAAGTACGGCACCACCGCCTTGGTGTGGGCGTGCCGTAAGGGTTACACCGATATTGTCgaaacacttttgaaacacGGTGCTAATGTGGATACTGCCGGCATGTATTCGTGGACCGCTTTGCTGGTGGCCACACAGGGTAACCACGTGGACGTGGTTAATTTGTTACTGGAGCACAAGCCTAACGTCAACGCACTGGACAAAGACGGCTGCAGCCCTCTTACAATCGCTTGTAAGGAAGGGTACTATGAGATAGCCACAGCACTTATGGCGACTGGGGCTTATATTAACATTCAAGACAGAGCGGGGGACACGAATTTGATACACGCAGTGAAGGGTGGTCACAGGGCGGTGGTGGAGGCGCTGTTGAAGAAGTACGCAGACGTCGACGTAATGGGTAAAGATAAGAAAACCGCTATGTACATTGCGGTTGAGAAAGGCAACGTTAACATCGCCAAGATGTTACTGAGCAGCAATCCAGACCTGGAGTTGGCTACGAAAGATGGCGATACACCTTTACTTAAAGCTGTACGTTCTCGCAACGCCGAATTGGTACAAATGCTGCTGGACAAAAAGGCTAAAGTATCAGCCGCCGACAAAAAAGGCGACACTGCGCTTCATATAGCTATGCGTGCCCGTTCCAAAGCTATAGTTGAAATTTTGTTACGCAACCCGAAGCACAGTCAATTGTTGTACAGACCAAACAGAAATGGGGAGACCCCTTATAATATCGATGTTAACCATCCCAAGACGATTTTGGGACAGATTTTTGGCGCTCGAAGACTTAACACTAACGAAGATAATGAGAACATGTTGGGGTATGATTTGTACAGTAGTGCGTTGGCTGACATATTAAGTGAGCCATCCTTATCAATGCCCATTACTGTGGGGTTATATGCCAAATGGGGCAGTGGAAAATCGTTTCTGTTAAGCAAGCTTAGGGAGGAGATGAAGAATTTTGCCAGAGAATGGGTGGATCCGGTCTTCCAGTTCACGAGTCTGTTGTTCCTTGTACTTATTCATATTACCATTACCTTAGGAATGATTTTTGGACTGTCTTTGCAGTCGTGGATTGTGGGTTTGGTTGTAGGACTAGCCGTTTTAATTCTTTGTTACATGTTTTTGGCGTTAACGTGGTTTGCTAGTAAAAAGTATGATTGGGATTGGCCGTATAACTTCAACGTAAAGTTGACCAGAAAactgaacaatttaaaattggtacTGCAAATATTATTCTGCCATCCCCCAGGTATATCTAATAACGACGGTGTATCAGCTCATCCAATAAG atTCTTTTTCACGGATCAAACAAGGGTCAGCAGCACAGCCGACGGCAAAAACTCGATAGTCCAAATGATAGGCTCCCTATACGACGCAATTGAAAATGAATATGGCTCAGTTGCCACTCGTTTATACCGTGCATTCAAACCGAAGCCGGAGAAGTCTTCCTCCACGTGGACGTGGAGAAAGTTGTGCTGCCTGCCTTACGTTCTTATTTTCGAAATCGCTTTCTTATCGCTGACGTTGGGAGTCTGTGCCTTGACTATGTACTTGGTCAACGTTAACAGTAGCTC CGAAATGGACGACTTCGTCCTTCAGATCATCCTCATTTGTACAGCCCTGTTGTTGGGCGTAACGGCGGTTGCTAATCTGTACACGTGGAGCAAACTGCTAAGGACCGTGTTCTTTTCGCAGCGTCGTCATCTCCAGAAGTCCATTTCTAGGTTGGAGACACTCAACTCTGAGGGCTTCCTGCAAACCTTGCGCCAAGAA gTAACGTTAATGAAGGACATGGTGCGTTGCTTGGACAGATTAAGCCAGCAGCAAACTCGCATGGTGATCGTAGTTGATGGCTTGGACAGTTGTGAGCAGGAAAAGGTTTTGTTGATACTCGACACCGTTCACATGTTATTCTCCGATGCCAACACACcctttattgtaattttggcTATCGATCCGCACGTAATCGCAAAG GCTGTTGAGATCAACTCAAAACGGTTGTTCAGCGAAAACAACATCGGCGGCCACAACTACCTCAACAATATGGTGCACCTGCCGTTTTACTTGCAAAACTCCGGTCTTAGGAAGGTGAAAGTCGCCCAACAAACAGCACTGTCCCACAGGAAAAATGTTGCCTCCACGTGGAACGAAAACGAGGATAACTTGAATTCTTTCCTTGCCAGATCT GCCTCTTGCCGAAGACTTTCAAACGAGAACATGCTGATGTCTAGTCGTGAGAATCTGAAGTTGCCAGGCAGAAAAGGCTCGCGTAAACTTAAGCTATCCGAATCGATAGCCAGCTCAATTGGCTCGAATTTGAACAAGATTGGAGGAGCTCAGGATCTTACTAAGATGTTACTTACTGACGACTATTTCAGTGACGTCAATCCCAGGTCAATGAGAAGACTGATGAACGTAGTTTATGTTACAG GTCGGTTACTTAAAGCATTCCAAATAGATTTTAACTGGTATCGTTTGGCCTCGTGGATCAACATAACGGAACAGTGGCCATTCCGCACCTCATGGATAATATACCATTATGATTTATACGAAGAAAGTCTCGAAGATAGTACTTCTTTAAAGTCAATCTACGACAAGATCCGCCCACACATTCCCTGCATCAAAAACACGGAACCGTTGATGGATTTGGACAGAGATGAGAAAAAGTTCGACATCTTCTTAACCTTCCACCGGTCTAGTCTTTTAGTGAGCGATTTGAAGATATTCTTGCCCTTCACCATCAACCTGGACCcctatttaaagaaactaatcaAAGAGGAGACACAGACGTTGGAGGATGAAGGCATTTCGTTTGGACAGGCCGCATCACTTAACGTATTGCATCCAAACAATTCATTTACATCTTGGCCTGGCCAACAACAGACACATATAGACTGGAACACTCCTAAGAACAGTATGGTGAATAGACGTGCGAAACCACATTCAGTAGCCAAGATGGCACCTCATTCCGGTTCCATGATGTATCCGCACCCGAGTATGATGTCGTTTACGCCGCATTGGCAGGATCCAACCACGTTGCACCACTTCCAGACCACACCTCTGCCATCTTTGGCACCTGTTACGGCTCTGGAGCCGGAAATTCTCGAACACAAGTTGTCCACTTTGAATATAGACGGAGTGTGCAAACTGATGCAGAAAATACAAGATCTAGACAATAATTCATTGGAGCAATACATTTCGGTGATAAAGAAACATAACGTCAATGGAAAGGTGCTACTCCACTGCGATTTGGAGGAGCTCAAACGGCTGTTGAATATGTCGTTCGGGGACTGGGAAATGTTCAAGGTGCTGTTGATAAGTCTGAGAGAGTACGAGGTGACCAGTCTGATGCGTGAGGACGAAGTTGTGAAGCCCGCATCCTCGAATAAACATGAAAGGAAGGCGAGCGTTACCAAACTTCAGGTGCCTGGCGAGAAGGACTCAAAGATGCAGGTGGACGGACCTCCCAAAGAAAGAAAGCAGAGTGTGATAGAGAAACAG GTGACCTTAGAAGAGCAAATGATCTGCGGAGCCTTGCAAACCTTGAACGAGGAGGCATGTGAGGATGTACTGGAGGAAACCGAAGAGACTAAAATCGTAATAGAAGGCGATGTGCCTCAGACATCGGTGATCCCACCGAGTCCGGACCAGGCCAACAACCAAG ATTGGTCGCGTGGCACGAGATCGAGGACGAACAGCTCCAGCGGCCTGGTAGGTGACACTGATTTTGTATTGTTGCAATCCTCGCCCGTAGGTCACATGCACTGGCATCCAGTCAGTATTTCGATCGGCGGGCACCGACACTCGCCTACGGCCAGCGATCACAGTAGCTGCAGCTCGCAGCCACCGTCGCCCG TTGCAGAAAGAAGATTATCAAGTATAAGAATTGAAGACTTTAACAAAAGGGGCAGGCACGTCGTTATTAAAACAGGGTACACAGATAACACCCCAAGGGTTAGTATATCGTCGAACAACTCCACCGTTTTATACGAAAACATGGACGAAAAGCCACAGCAATACAAAACGACTGGTTCCCAAACCAAGCCACGTCCCAGTTCGTTGTACTTAATCAAACACGAGCAAAGACACAAACCGTCGATCAGAAACAGGTCGAAGTCAATCGATAACAGTCAGCAAAAGAAGGAGAAAAAGGAGAGCAGTTTCGAAAGGTTGCACAGACTGAAGGAGAAACTGTTGCATTCCAGTCCGGAGTTGAACGAAAACGCGAGCGACAACGAGAGTACTCCTCTCGTTTCGGAGGTGTCCACGCCCTCCAAATCCGGCCAGAGCACCGAAGTCAAAACGTCTGAATCAAATAGCTTAGTAGCGTCCCCGGTGTCACATAAAAGTCTTTCCCCAGACCAACCCACCAAGATCCAGACAAGGAGCGAGATGAATTTGACAGAGACTACGGACATGAGCCCGTCCATCTACGACGACCCGAACGACAGATCCATAACGAATCCGTCGTTTTCGCCTGAGTTCCACATGCGACCCAGAACCATGTCTGATTGTACTAATTCGTCGGTGTCCGGTCTAGACCATTTCCAGAGCAATTACAGCGTTCACAGTCACAGTAGTTCCAGCCCCTTGTCTAGGCAGAATGCGATGGAGTCTGAGGAAAACTTGACGGACGTGTTTTGCGATCCTGTTAGCAAGCAGTGA